A stretch of DNA from Mesoaciditoga lauensis cd-1655R = DSM 25116:
CAACCAATTACAGAGTATGCCCCTTGTCATTGCCTCCAAAAATCCAAGACTCGTTTTAGATGCCGCTATTTTCAAAGCAAAAACTCCGACGTTGTAGTCGTTGACTTTCCATAAACCAGAAGCGAATATCAGCCACACTAAGAAAATCGCACCAACGAAATTGAAAACGTAAACCCAAAACCAGTTCCTAACAAGCCTTGACCATTTTGAATGGCCTGTGCAAGCCGATACCACAATAAGGTTGTTGCCGGTGAAAAGCTCAGCACCTGCTATAACGACCAACATGAGCCCTACGCTGAAAACTCCACCCATTACGAGCTTTTGCATGCCCACTCCAAGATATTTTGAAAGATCGTTTCCCACCATCGTGGCAAGCGCCGCCCCAAAAGCTATATATGCCCCCGCAAAAAATCCTAATATGGCCGTTTGATGCCAACTCAGATCACATTTGGATTTTCCAACATCGATCAATTTTTCCACAGTCTCTTTGGGAGTGTTAAAAAAATCTGCCATTTTAAAACACCTCCTTTGATTTTGTGAATTTTATAACAATTTAATTTTAGCACAAAAGACAAAAAAATAAAAATTTTTCTGTTGACACAAAGCATACATCATTGTATACTTGTATGTACATCGACATTCAACGAATGGAGTGAAGTATATGAAAGTAAAAGTATTCAAAAATGCCGAAGAAATAGGTTTAGAAGGAGCCAAAATTTTGGCAACACAGATAATAAAAAAGCCATCTTCCGTAATAGCGTTGCCAACAGGCATGACGCCGCTTGAAATGTACAAAAATTTTGTTTCTTTCGTAAAAACAGGCATTTTGAATCTAGAAAAAGTCCATTTCTTTAATTTAGACGAATACGTTGGGTTATCTCCAGATAATCCCTTATCATACGCCTATTACATGAATGAGAATCTTTTCTCGAAAATCCCATCCGTTACTCATGAAATTCCCAAAACTGATGCTCCTAATCCAATCAAGGAAGCGGCGAGTTATGAAGAGAGGATCAAAAAGGCCGGCGGATTCGATCTTTGTTTTTTGGGAATAGGAGTGGATGGTCATATAGGATTCAACGAACCCGGAAGCGAATTTTCTTCCATAACCAGAGTTGTAAAACTCCATCCTTCCACGCTTGAAAGAAACTCAAAGCAATCTGGCCAGAAAGTTCCCACTACGGCCATAACGGTTGGAATAAAAACGATAATGAAATCCCGCCGCATTGTTTTAATGGCGACGGGAAAAGAAAAAGCAGAAATAATGGAAAAAGCGCTTTGGGGAAGTGTGAATCAGGACGTGCCAGCCTCTATATTGCAAATCCACCCAGATTTAACGGTGCTGTTAGACGAAGAGGCGGCCGTTCACATCCAGCGCCACGTTGTTCCTTGAGCGGAATCTCTTATCTCAACGCTCAATTTTTTCAAAGTGTCTCTTATTTCATCGGCCTGCTTGTAATCCTTGCGCAAGCGGGCTTCGTTTCTTAATTTTATGAGCTCTTCTATAAATCCATCGACCTCTTTTGAGACGTTTTCCTCTTCAAAATTGAATCCAAAAAAGTAATTCCATTCATCGAAAAGGTTCCTTATTTGAGAAAGTATTTCTTTTCTTTCTTCAGACAAAGCAAGTTTTACCAATTCAAAGATCACGGAAAAAGCTTGAGGGGTGTTGAAATCGTCATCCAAAGCTTCGATCATCTTTCCCCTCCATTCCTGGGTGAAGGTGTCTTCATCTGAGTTAAAATCTCCTATTTTTCTGTTTATCTCATCCAATGCGTTTGAAATCCTTTTAAACGCAGCTTTCGCTTCTTCCATCCTTTCGGATGAAAATTCGATGGGACTCCTGTAATGTTTGGAAAGTAAATACATTCTTAAGGCATTTGAACCATAGATTTTCAACGCTTGCCGAACGTTGAAGATATTTCCAACGGATTTTGACATCTTTTCCTCTTTAACGGCAACCATCCCGTTGTGCATCCAGTAGCTTACCCATTTCTTTCCCGTCCTCGCTTCCGACTGAGCTTTTTCATTTTCATGGTGTGGGAAAATAAGGTCGTTTCCCCCAGCGTGAATATCGAAAGCATCGCCTAAAAGGCTGGAAGACATGGCAGAACACTCTATGTGCCAACCGGGCCTTCCTTTTCCCCAGGGACTATCCCAACTGGGTTCATCTGGTTTAGCGGCCTTCCAGAGCGTGAAATCAAGTGGATCATCCTTAGCTTCATTTACTTCTATCCTTGCCCCTGCTCGCATATCTTCCGGTTTTCTATGTGATAATTCTCCATAATTCTTGAATTTGCTCACATCAAAATAAACGTCACCGTTTCTTTCATACGCGTAACCTTTTTCTTGAAGCTCTTGAACGAATTTTATTATTTGATCCACAAAATCCGTGGTTCTAGGATGAAATGTAGCCGGTCTTACTCCAAGGGCACAGGCATCTTTAAAGTATTCCGCTATGTATTTATCAGACAATATCTTTGAAGATATTCCTTCTTCGTTGGATGCTTTTATTATCTTGTCATCTATATCCGTAAAATTTTGCGTGTAAGTTACGCTGTAACCACGATATTCCAAATACCTTCTGAAACTATCGAATACCACCGCAGCTCTCGCATTTCCAACATGAATAAGATTATAAACGGTCGGGCCACAAACGTACATTTTCACCTTATTTGGTTCAAGGGTTTTAAGCTCTTCTTTTTTCCCACTTAAGGTGTTTGTTATCCTTATCAACTTCATCCCTCCAAGAATTTTCTCAGTCTTGAAACAACGTTTTCCCTTCCAAGAAGAAATATCAAGTTTACCAGATCAGGGCCAGAATCTTTTCCGGTCAAAATTTCACGTAACGGGTGATAAAATTCTTTTCCTTTAACTTTTGAATCTTTCAAAACCTTTCTCGTGACATCTAGAATGCTTTCTATCTTCCACTCATTCAATGACTCATAAGCATCACGCAAACTTTTAAATGCCATGATCACGCCGGATTTTTCCAATGCTTTTTTCAACTTCAAATTCACGGCAGGTTCTTCAAAATAAACGCTGAGTTTTTCTGGCAATTCAGATAAAGTTTCAACTTCTGTTTTAACGGATTCAAGTGCTAGCATTATCCATTTTTTGTTTGTTACATATTCTTCTTCATTGAACAAGGTAGGTACGACAAAAGACTTTGCGTATTCGTAAAATTCCTCATTTGAAAGCTTTCTTATGTATTGGCCATTCATCCACGTTAGTTTCTTTTCATCGTAGACGGCCGGGTTCTTTGAAACCCTATCCAGATCGAACTCTCTGATCAATTCATCAAAATCTATAAGCTCCTTCAATTGAGGATGGGACCATCCCAACAAAGCAAGATAATTCACCATGGCCTGTGGAAGATATCCTCTCTTTCTGTACTCTTCAACGGATGTGGAACCGTGCCTTTTGCTCAATCTACTCCTATCAGGGCCTAATATCGTTGAAAGATGTGCAAATTGAGGGATATCGAAGCCTAACGCTTCGTAGAGCGCTATCTGTTTGACCGTGTTGGAAAGATGATCGTCTCCCCTTATAACGTGCGTGATTTTCATAAGTGCATCGTCTATAACCACGGCGAAGTTGTAGGTGGGAAGCCCGTTGGAACGCAGCAGGGCAAAATCTCCCATTGAATCCTCACCAAAACGTACATCGCCTTTTACAAGATCTTTCAAAATACGTTCTTTTCTGTCCATAGCAAAATATATGGCAGGCTTCTTTCCGGCATTTTTCCTTTCTTCAACTTCTTCTGGTGAAAGAAGTGATTGAAGCATCTCTCTTGTGTAATGCGGCGCCTGTGATTTGGATATGAGCTCTTCTCTCAATTTTTCCAGCTCTTCTGCTTCGGCGTAAACGTAATAAGCTTTTCCTTCATCCACAAGTTTTTGAGCGTATTCTTGATATATCTTAATTCTCTCACTCTGTCTGTAAGGACCGTATTCTCCGCCCTTATCTGGTCCCTCGTCCCAATCAAAACCAAGCCATTTTAAGTCTTCCATCAAGCTCTTTTCAGATTCTTTCGTGGATCTTTCAACATCCGTGTCTTCTATTCTGAGAACGAATTGCCCCCCATGTTTTCTTGCATATAAAAACGAAAATAACGCTGTCCGTGCCCCTCCAACGTGTAAATATCCTGTTGGACTGGGTGCAAAACGTGTTCTTATCATTTTCCTTCCTCACTTTCCCACACAGAATTTTGAAAATACAACATCTAATATATCTTCCGAATATTTCTTTCCAACAAGCGTATCTAAGAATTCTATCGCTCTACGTATGTTTATCTCCGCTATGTCTATTGGTAAGCCAGCTTCAAAAGCTTCTTGAGCTTCTTCCAATTCTTTAACGCATTTTTTTATTAGATCGTATTGCCTTTCAGCTATAAGAACTGCCTCGGCGGAATTCATCTTTTCGGCAACGCCAACGGCCAATTTGGCAATGGCCTTTCTTAATTCTTCAATGCCGTGCCCCGTTTTGGCGGAGACGTTAAGCGCATTTTCAAGCTTCCTTTGTACCAAATCGCTCTTGTTCACTACAACGATATCTGCCGGCAGATTGGGAATCTCATTTGAAGTGGCATCCACAACATGAACCTTTATGTGGGCCTCACTTGCAGCTTTTTTTGCCCTTTCTACGCCTATCTTTTCAACCTCATCTGAGGCCTCTCTTATTCCAGCTGTGTCTATTAAAACAACTTTTAGTCCATTTATGAACAAGTTTGCCTCTATGGTATCGCGCGTCGTACCGGCCTTAGAGGTAACGATTGCTCTTTCTTCCCCTAACAAAGCATTCAATATGGAGGATTTTCCCACGTTCGGGGCACCCAACAAGGCCACCTTTACTCCTTCAATGGCGGTTTGAGCTGGATCGTAAGTTGATAAAAGGGCTTTCATATCTTTTATCGTATTAGATAAATTGGGTTTGTATTCTTCTTCAAATTCATCCGGATAGTCTATACGCACCTCTATATTTGCGGATATTTCTAAAAGCTTTTTCCTTTCCTTTTCAATCAGCTTGGATAATTGTCCACTCATGGCATTTCTGGATATTTTCAGGCCAAGATCGCTGGTTGAATCTATGATCTTTTCCACGGCTTCAGCTTCTACAAGATCCATCTTACCGTTGAGAAAAGCTCTTTTCGTAAACTCTCCACCTTGTGCTGGACGAGCTCCGTCTTCCGTTAAAATTCTAACCGCTTTGGACAGGATCAACGGATTGCCATGAAATGAAATTTCAACCATATCTTCACCAGTATATGAACGAGGTGCCTTGTAGAAAAGAGCTACAACATCGTCAAGGACGTCTTTTTTCCGTTTTTTTAAAAAATTCGTGTAATACACCCTTTTTGGTGAGGGTTTGGAAAGTGGCAGATGCTTTAGCACTATCTTCCATGCATCTGGCCCGCTCAACCTTACAATCCCCAACGCTGCCTTGCCTATTGGAGTTGAAATTGCAACTATGGTATCCGTTACCATCTGTATCCCACTTTCACCTCAGGGGCCCACCCGTCGAAGTTCACAAGCTGACGGGAGTCATTTATCGCCTTTATTCCCTTAAAAATACCTAGGGTAAGTTCAAAATGACGGTATTCTATTCCACTTTCAATAAACGCAGAAAAAAGGATTGCCTTCGCTCCCTCGTATGCAAAAAGAAAAGAAGCGTCCAATCCAGCACTTAGCGACATACCAACGGTTCCGTCTTTTTGCCACGTCAATCCGAGTCTTTGATTCATAAGAAATGCTAGCTTATTTGCAGATACTCCCGTTGACAAGTAGATATTTCCCATACTTTGGGAAACCATCACGCCAAATGCCGAGTCAAACCAACCTGCCTCCAAAGAATACGAGAGTGCTGTGCTTCCCACGAAAGTGATCGAAGATAGAATTACGATAAAAATCACCAATTTCACGTTCACTTTCACACCTTCTCATATTTGCATATTTGAACGGTAAATTTTCCTTCACAAAGATCTTACCACATTCAAAGTAAAGTTCACTCTATTTTTAAAAAACGGACACTTTAAATGTTGACTTTGAAAAAAGGATAGAGTATAATGTTTAACGCTGTTAATCATTAAGTTTAATAACATACGATTTCAACCTCGTTTTTCAGGATAAAAAGAACATATTCTAAAAATTTATGGTGTCAATATCCTTGCTATAAGTGGTAAAGATCAGTGTTTATTATTTTAAACATTTTAATACTATTAATTAGGAGATAAGATGGAAATAGGAGAAAAGCTTAAAAGATTAAGGCTCTCAAGAGGATTCACTCAAGAGGAACTGGCCGAAAGAGCCGATCTAACCAAAGGATTTATCTCTCTACTGGAAAGGGATAAAACGTCTCCTTCAATTGCAACTTTGGAGCAACTTTTAGAAGTGCTAGGCGTAAGCTTGAAGCAATTTTTTTCAGAAGAGAGCTCCACACAGGTTGTTTTTACGAAAAAAGATAGGGTTCCCATTTACGATGAACCTGAGGGAGTCAAAACGCAGCTTTTAATTCCAGGTGTTGAAGATAAAAAGATAGATCCAAGGTTGGTCGTTTTGAAACCTGGAAGCGAAACCGAAGCCGAAGATTACCATCAGGGTGAGGAATTCGGGTACGTTATAGAAGGCAGCCTTGAGCTTTGGCTTGACGAAACCAAGTACAAGGTGAAGAGTGGAGAATGTTTTTACTACAAGGCAGATCACAGGCACCAAATAAGAAACACCTCAAAAAGTAAGAAAACGGTTTTTTTATGGATAACCATAGATTGAAATCGAAAGAAGAATGGAGGCATGAACAATGAAATCTTTGGGGAGACATCTTTTGATCGAATTTTACGATTGTGACGAAAAAATTCTGGATGACGTAGCCGCTATAGAAGATCATATGAGAACAGCGGCAAGAAGAGCAAATTCAACGATAGTGAATTCAACTTTTCACAGATTCAGTCCATATGGCGTAAGCGGTGTTGTTGTTATAGCTGAATCACATCTTTCAATACATACATGGCCGGAATATGGATACGCAGCGGTAGATCTTTTCACGTGTGGTGAATCTGTCGATCCATGGAAAGCCTTTGAATACCTCAAAGATGTTTTGAAATCAAAAAGAGAATCCACGGTAGAGCTCAAAAGAGGAGAATACGAAAAGATAGGTATCTCCGATGACTCCAGTTACAAGGCGTTAGAAGGTGTTGAAATTGGCTAAGAGCGATTCCGCTATTCAATTTAACGAAGTCTTTTGTAACGGAAATGTTGGTTCTTTTTTCAAAATAGACAAGGTGAATTTCACAAAACAAAGTAAGTTTCAAAGAATAGACATCTTCGAAAGTTCGGATCTAGGCAAGATATTTGCACTAGACGGCGTTACGATGTTGAATGAGAGGTGGGAATTCACCTATCATGAAATGATAGCACACATTCCCATGATGTCCCATGAAAATCCCAAAAATGTGCTTGTCATCGGCGGAGGAGACGGAGGAACGGTTAGAGAAGTTTTGAAACATCCTTCCGTTGAAAAAGTTGATCTCGTGGAAATAGACCCAGATGTTGTTGACGCATGCAGAAAATATCTGCCTTCTACTGCGTCCAAACTGTCCGACGAAAGGGTTTCCATCTACAACGAAGATGGAAAAAATTTCGTTATGAACAAGAAAAATGCTTACGATGTGATAATTGTCGACTCGACAGATCCATATAAAGGAGCGGGCGAATCACTTTTCACCGAAGAATTTTACGCCGGCTGCAGAGATGCGCTGAAGGAAAATGGTGTCTTCTCGGCAGAAGCAGAAAACCCAGTTTACGATGGAAAAGAAATGGAAAGATGCTTTGGAGAAATGAGAAAAGCTTTTCCAATAGTTAAACCTTACACTGCCTTTGTCCCAATGTATCCATCGGGATTTTGGGTATTCGCATACGC
This window harbors:
- the speD gene encoding adenosylmethionine decarboxylase, which gives rise to MKSLGRHLLIEFYDCDEKILDDVAAIEDHMRTAARRANSTIVNSTFHRFSPYGVSGVVVIAESHLSIHTWPEYGYAAVDLFTCGESVDPWKAFEYLKDVLKSKRESTVELKRGEYEKIGISDDSSYKALEGVEIG
- a CDS encoding 6-phosphogluconolactonase, coding for MKVKVFKNAEEIGLEGAKILATQIIKKPSSVIALPTGMTPLEMYKNFVSFVKTGILNLEKVHFFNLDEYVGLSPDNPLSYAYYMNENLFSKIPSVTHEIPKTDAPNPIKEAASYEERIKKAGGFDLCFLGIGVDGHIGFNEPGSEFSSITRVVKLHPSTLERNSKQSGQKVPTTAITVGIKTIMKSRRIVLMATGKEKAEIMEKALWGSVNQDVPASILQIHPDLTVLLDEEAAVHIQRHVVP
- the cysS gene encoding cysteine--tRNA ligase encodes the protein MRITNTLSGKKEELKTLEPNKVKMYVCGPTVYNLIHVGNARAAVVFDSFRRYLEYRGYSVTYTQNFTDIDDKIIKASNEEGISSKILSDKYIAEYFKDACALGVRPATFHPRTTDFVDQIIKFVQELQEKGYAYERNGDVYFDVSKFKNYGELSHRKPEDMRAGARIEVNEAKDDPLDFTLWKAAKPDEPSWDSPWGKGRPGWHIECSAMSSSLLGDAFDIHAGGNDLIFPHHENEKAQSEARTGKKWVSYWMHNGMVAVKEEKMSKSVGNIFNVRQALKIYGSNALRMYLLSKHYRSPIEFSSERMEEAKAAFKRISNALDEINRKIGDFNSDEDTFTQEWRGKMIEALDDDFNTPQAFSVIFELVKLALSEERKEILSQIRNLFDEWNYFFGFNFEEENVSKEVDGFIEELIKLRNEARLRKDYKQADEIRDTLKKLSVEIRDSAQGTTWRWM
- the gltX gene encoding glutamate--tRNA ligase, giving the protein MIRTRFAPSPTGYLHVGGARTALFSFLYARKHGGQFVLRIEDTDVERSTKESEKSLMEDLKWLGFDWDEGPDKGGEYGPYRQSERIKIYQEYAQKLVDEGKAYYVYAEAEELEKLREELISKSQAPHYTREMLQSLLSPEEVEERKNAGKKPAIYFAMDRKERILKDLVKGDVRFGEDSMGDFALLRSNGLPTYNFAVVIDDALMKITHVIRGDDHLSNTVKQIALYEALGFDIPQFAHLSTILGPDRSRLSKRHGSTSVEEYRKRGYLPQAMVNYLALLGWSHPQLKELIDFDELIREFDLDRVSKNPAVYDEKKLTWMNGQYIRKLSNEEFYEYAKSFVVPTLFNEEEYVTNKKWIMLALESVKTEVETLSELPEKLSVYFEEPAVNLKLKKALEKSGVIMAFKSLRDAYESLNEWKIESILDVTRKVLKDSKVKGKEFYHPLREILTGKDSGPDLVNLIFLLGRENVVSRLRKFLEG
- a CDS encoding cupin domain-containing protein, with amino-acid sequence MEIGEKLKRLRLSRGFTQEELAERADLTKGFISLLERDKTSPSIATLEQLLEVLGVSLKQFFSEESSTQVVFTKKDRVPIYDEPEGVKTQLLIPGVEDKKIDPRLVVLKPGSETEAEDYHQGEEFGYVIEGSLELWLDETKYKVKSGECFYYKADHRHQIRNTSKSKKTVFLWITID
- a CDS encoding formate/nitrite transporter family protein; this translates as MADFFNTPKETVEKLIDVGKSKCDLSWHQTAILGFFAGAYIAFGAALATMVGNDLSKYLGVGMQKLVMGGVFSVGLMLVVIAGAELFTGNNLIVVSACTGHSKWSRLVRNWFWVYVFNFVGAIFLVWLIFASGLWKVNDYNVGVFALKIAASKTSLGFLEAMTRGILCNWLVCLAVIMAIASKNVVGKIFGIFFPITAFVASGFEHSVANMYFIPIGLFMKTQQTVVQAANLSGGKLGNLTFFGGFLWRNLVPVTIGNIIGGAFFVSFLYFVALKPHKSCEFEAKK
- the speE gene encoding polyamine aminopropyltransferase, producing MAKSDSAIQFNEVFCNGNVGSFFKIDKVNFTKQSKFQRIDIFESSDLGKIFALDGVTMLNERWEFTYHEMIAHIPMMSHENPKNVLVIGGGDGGTVREVLKHPSVEKVDLVEIDPDVVDACRKYLPSTASKLSDERVSIYNEDGKNFVMNKKNAYDVIIVDSTDPYKGAGESLFTEEFYAGCRDALKENGVFSAEAENPVYDGKEMERCFGEMRKAFPIVKPYTAFVPMYPSGFWVFAYASKNVQPTLKDEKRMEELRGTLFYYNPEIHSSSFTLPTFLKKLIG
- the mnmE gene encoding tRNA uridine-5-carboxymethylaminomethyl(34) synthesis GTPase MnmE, with protein sequence MVTDTIVAISTPIGKAALGIVRLSGPDAWKIVLKHLPLSKPSPKRVYYTNFLKKRKKDVLDDVVALFYKAPRSYTGEDMVEISFHGNPLILSKAVRILTEDGARPAQGGEFTKRAFLNGKMDLVEAEAVEKIIDSTSDLGLKISRNAMSGQLSKLIEKERKKLLEISANIEVRIDYPDEFEEEYKPNLSNTIKDMKALLSTYDPAQTAIEGVKVALLGAPNVGKSSILNALLGEERAIVTSKAGTTRDTIEANLFINGLKVVLIDTAGIREASDEVEKIGVERAKKAASEAHIKVHVVDATSNEIPNLPADIVVVNKSDLVQRKLENALNVSAKTGHGIEELRKAIAKLAVGVAEKMNSAEAVLIAERQYDLIKKCVKELEEAQEAFEAGLPIDIAEINIRRAIEFLDTLVGKKYSEDILDVVFSKFCVGK